The following proteins are co-located in the Pyxidicoccus trucidator genome:
- a CDS encoding sensor domain-containing diguanylate cyclase, which translates to MKPADLSAMKRTVEQLAAFNEMAKALTSTLELREVLALVMQKVSSLLLPRNWSLILQDERSGKLYFEIAVGDGADVLKGLQLNPGEGIAGAVFTSGVARLVHDVGGDPSFSPRFDQASAFHTRSILAVPLLARGRVLGIIELVNGPADPPFTNEDLTILTAIADYAAIAIENARNFRRVQELTITDEHTGCYNARHLRALLDHEVKRAARFRHPLSLVFLDLDHFKSINDSHGHLMGSAALKEVGELLITLGRQNLDAVFRYGGDEFAMLLVETDLEGATLIGQRICESFRGRSFLREHGLDARLTASVGVATFPDHSMSALDLIRAADFAMYAAKARGRDGICVAVPTTPDTGSSDFPAR; encoded by the coding sequence ATGAAGCCCGCGGACCTCTCGGCCATGAAGCGGACGGTGGAGCAGCTGGCCGCCTTCAACGAGATGGCCAAAGCGCTGACCTCCACCCTGGAGTTGCGCGAGGTGCTGGCGCTCGTCATGCAGAAGGTCAGCAGCCTGCTGCTGCCTCGCAACTGGTCCCTCATCCTCCAGGACGAGCGCTCCGGGAAGCTCTACTTCGAAATCGCGGTGGGTGACGGGGCGGACGTCCTCAAGGGCCTCCAGCTCAACCCCGGCGAGGGCATTGCCGGCGCCGTCTTCACCTCCGGCGTCGCCCGGCTCGTCCATGACGTGGGCGGGGACCCCAGCTTCTCCCCCCGCTTCGACCAGGCCTCCGCCTTCCACACCCGCTCCATCCTCGCCGTGCCCCTGCTCGCCCGGGGCCGGGTGCTGGGCATCATCGAGCTGGTCAACGGCCCCGCCGACCCGCCCTTCACCAACGAGGACCTCACCATCCTCACCGCCATCGCCGACTACGCGGCCATCGCGATTGAGAACGCGCGCAACTTCCGCCGGGTGCAGGAGCTGACGATTACCGACGAGCACACCGGCTGCTACAACGCCCGGCACCTGCGCGCGCTGCTGGACCACGAGGTGAAGCGCGCCGCGCGCTTCCGCCACCCGCTGTCGCTCGTCTTCCTGGACCTGGACCACTTCAAGAGCATCAACGACAGCCACGGCCACCTGATGGGCAGCGCCGCCCTCAAGGAGGTGGGGGAGCTGCTCATCACCCTGGGCCGGCAGAACCTGGACGCCGTCTTCCGCTACGGCGGGGACGAGTTCGCCATGCTGTTGGTGGAGACGGACTTGGAGGGCGCCACCCTCATCGGCCAGCGCATCTGCGAGTCCTTCCGCGGGCGCTCCTTCCTCCGCGAGCACGGCCTGGACGCGCGCCTCACCGCCAGCGTCGGCGTGGCCACCTTCCCGGACCACTCCATGTCCGCCCTGGACCTCATCCGCGCCGCGGACTTCGCCATGTACGCGGCCAAGGCCCGGGGCCGCGACGGCATCTGCGTGGCCGTGCCCACCACGCCGGACACCGGCTCCTCGGACTTCCCCGCGCGCTGA
- the mrdA gene encoding penicillin-binding protein 2 codes for MTPPTLGNTTPGRELKRRFLWLGLAMSLGLALLSIQLYRLQITRGEEYSAKSVANFVKEVRLRADRGVIKDARGTILVDSRPSFDAFVTPAFCTDCFEQVIPRLAELLQWDADQRKKVEDTVRMGRRNAPFQPVPVRVDLTRDEYDRLAARRDILDGVEVAPVPHRFYRTNTVLSHVLGYMNEITQEELERLNGDGGRYALGDYIGRRGLERYFEQRLRGTDGVRKEVVNARGQTIDELNDKLGDNAVVPPLAGSNLVLSIDMRLQEEAERAFPGVTGAVVAIEVNTGFIKALVSRPGFDPNLLTGRVTPAQMALLSRDPLEPMINRVAAEHYSPGSTFKVVTQLAAFKSGAFRPETSVNCPGGYRLGARTWRCHKDSGHGHMDGYHAMKTSCDTWFYKVADTIGLDPIGEMGKALGLGAPTGINVVAEVPGIMPTSTYHDKASPGGYTKGMALNSAIGQGDNNVTPLQLALVYAAIANGGTLYKPQMVQRLENLDGQVVEEFKPEVVRRVDLPPAHLAAVIEGLVKVAQEPGGTAYRARMAGITNKDMKVAAKTGTAQVARLGAVRLKTHQMSFFERDHAWFAGFAPADKPELAIVVLNEHGGHGGADAAPTAMAVIQKYFDLKKQDATAPPPRPNQPYTPSLSRAPSADEAALTRGVLPPARLPGDEEDETRATAD; via the coding sequence GTGACGCCTCCGACGCTGGGCAACACGACGCCGGGTCGCGAGCTGAAGCGGCGCTTCCTGTGGCTGGGCCTGGCCATGTCGCTGGGCCTGGCGCTGCTGTCCATCCAGCTCTACCGGCTTCAGATTACGCGGGGCGAGGAGTACTCCGCCAAGAGCGTGGCCAACTTCGTGAAGGAGGTGCGGCTGCGCGCCGACCGCGGCGTCATCAAGGACGCGCGCGGCACCATCCTCGTGGACAGCCGTCCGTCCTTCGACGCCTTCGTCACGCCGGCCTTCTGCACGGACTGCTTCGAGCAGGTGATTCCGCGCCTGGCGGAGCTGCTCCAGTGGGACGCGGACCAGCGCAAGAAGGTGGAGGACACGGTGCGCATGGGGCGCCGCAACGCCCCCTTCCAGCCGGTGCCGGTGCGCGTGGACCTCACGCGCGACGAGTACGACCGGCTCGCCGCCCGGCGCGACATCCTGGACGGCGTGGAGGTGGCGCCCGTCCCGCACCGCTTCTACCGGACCAACACCGTGCTGTCGCACGTGCTGGGCTACATGAACGAAATCACCCAGGAGGAACTGGAGCGGCTCAACGGCGACGGTGGGCGGTACGCCCTGGGTGACTACATCGGCCGGCGCGGCCTGGAGCGCTACTTCGAGCAGCGCCTGCGCGGCACCGACGGCGTGCGCAAGGAAGTGGTGAACGCGCGCGGCCAGACGATTGACGAGCTCAACGACAAGCTGGGCGACAACGCCGTGGTGCCGCCCCTCGCGGGCAGCAACCTGGTGCTGTCCATCGACATGCGCCTCCAGGAGGAGGCCGAGCGCGCCTTCCCGGGCGTGACGGGTGCGGTGGTGGCCATCGAAGTCAACACCGGCTTCATCAAGGCGCTGGTGTCCCGGCCGGGGTTCGACCCCAACCTGCTCACCGGCCGCGTGACGCCCGCGCAGATGGCGCTGCTGTCGAGAGATCCGCTGGAGCCGATGATCAACCGCGTGGCCGCCGAGCACTACAGCCCGGGCTCCACCTTCAAGGTCGTCACGCAGCTGGCCGCCTTCAAGTCGGGCGCCTTCCGCCCGGAGACGTCGGTGAACTGCCCCGGTGGCTACCGGCTGGGCGCGCGCACCTGGCGCTGCCACAAGGACAGCGGCCACGGGCACATGGACGGCTACCACGCGATGAAGACGTCCTGCGACACCTGGTTCTACAAGGTGGCGGACACCATCGGCCTGGACCCGATTGGAGAGATGGGCAAGGCGCTGGGCCTGGGCGCTCCCACGGGCATCAACGTGGTGGCCGAGGTGCCGGGCATCATGCCGACCAGCACGTACCACGACAAGGCGTCGCCCGGCGGCTACACCAAGGGCATGGCGCTCAACAGCGCCATCGGCCAGGGCGACAACAACGTGACGCCGCTGCAGCTGGCGCTGGTGTACGCGGCCATCGCCAACGGGGGCACGCTCTACAAGCCGCAGATGGTGCAGCGGCTGGAGAACCTGGACGGGCAGGTCGTCGAGGAGTTCAAGCCGGAGGTGGTGCGCCGGGTGGACCTTCCCCCCGCGCACCTCGCCGCGGTGATTGAGGGCCTGGTGAAGGTGGCCCAGGAGCCGGGCGGCACCGCGTACCGCGCGCGCATGGCGGGCATCACCAACAAGGACATGAAGGTGGCGGCGAAGACGGGCACCGCGCAGGTGGCCCGGCTCGGGGCGGTGCGTCTGAAGACGCACCAGATGAGCTTCTTCGAGAGAGACCACGCGTGGTTCGCCGGCTTCGCGCCGGCGGACAAGCCGGAGCTGGCCATCGTCGTGCTGAACGAGCACGGCGGCCACGGCGGCGCGGACGCCGCGCCCACGGCGATGGCCGTCATCCAGAAGTACTTCGACTTGAAGAAGCAGGACGCCACGGCGCCGCCGCCGCGTCCCAACCAGCCCTACACGCCGTCCCTGTCGCGCGCGCCGAGCGCCGACGAGGCGGCGCTGACGCGGGGCGTGCTGCCTCCGGCGCGGTTGCCGGGAGACGAAGAGGACGAGACGCGTGCAACTGCGGATTGA
- a CDS encoding YggS family pyridoxal phosphate-dependent enzyme has translation MSDSVAERLAAVRERVAAACARAGRPVESVTLVAVSKLKPAALIREAYAAGQRDFGENYAQELRDKAAELADLEGLRWHAIGPLQTNKVKYVARVAGAFHALDRVEVARELSKRREGAPPLPCYVEVNVGGESTKSGLEPGALEAFLAEARALPGLQLVGLMSLPPPSDDEARARGYFRALRELARTHGLPGLSMGTTHDFELAIQEGASVVRVGTAIFGERA, from the coding sequence ATGAGTGACAGCGTGGCGGAGCGGCTGGCGGCGGTGCGCGAGCGGGTGGCCGCCGCGTGCGCGCGCGCCGGGCGGCCCGTGGAGTCGGTGACGCTGGTGGCCGTCTCCAAGCTGAAGCCGGCGGCCCTCATCCGCGAGGCGTACGCGGCGGGCCAGCGGGACTTCGGGGAGAACTACGCGCAGGAGCTGCGGGACAAGGCCGCGGAGCTGGCGGACCTGGAGGGGCTGCGCTGGCATGCCATCGGCCCCCTGCAGACGAACAAAGTGAAGTACGTGGCGCGCGTGGCCGGCGCCTTCCACGCCCTGGACCGGGTGGAAGTGGCGAGAGAGCTGTCCAAACGGCGCGAGGGCGCGCCTCCCCTGCCCTGCTACGTGGAGGTCAACGTGGGCGGCGAGTCCACCAAGAGCGGCCTCGAGCCCGGAGCGCTGGAGGCCTTCCTCGCGGAGGCGCGCGCCCTGCCCGGCCTCCAGCTGGTGGGGCTCATGTCGCTGCCGCCCCCCTCGGACGACGAGGCGCGGGCGCGTGGGTACTTCCGCGCGCTGCGCGAGCTGGCGCGGACGCACGGCCTGCCCGGCCTGTCCATGGGCACCACGCACGACTTCGAGCTGGCCATCCAGGAAGGGGCCAGCGTGGTCCGCGTGGGCACCGCCATCTTCGGCGAGCGGGCCTGA
- a CDS encoding Maf family protein — translation MHPNAEQTLLILASASPRRRELLSQLGLSFTVSAADIDETPREGEAAEAYVLRLAREKALAVAARHPGAWVLAADTTVALGPELLGKPRDAEEASAMLSRLSGRTHEVHTGVALAGRHSEALVVRTRVTFRALSPGEIAWYAGTGEPLDKAGAYAVQGKGGFLVAAVEGSPTNVIGLPLGETLALLARAGVPLPWRAGA, via the coding sequence ATGCACCCGAACGCGGAGCAAACGTTGCTGATTCTTGCCTCGGCCTCGCCCCGGCGCAGGGAGCTGCTGTCTCAGCTGGGACTCTCCTTTACCGTCTCGGCGGCGGACATCGACGAGACACCCCGGGAGGGGGAGGCGGCCGAGGCCTACGTGCTGAGGCTGGCCCGGGAGAAGGCCCTGGCCGTGGCCGCCCGCCACCCCGGCGCCTGGGTGCTGGCCGCGGACACCACCGTGGCGCTGGGCCCGGAGCTGCTGGGCAAGCCCCGGGATGCCGAGGAGGCGAGCGCCATGCTGTCCCGCCTCTCTGGCCGCACCCACGAGGTCCACACCGGCGTGGCGCTGGCGGGCCGACACTCGGAGGCGCTCGTCGTGCGCACCCGGGTCACCTTCCGGGCCCTCAGCCCGGGGGAGATTGCCTGGTACGCGGGCACCGGCGAGCCGCTGGACAAGGCGGGCGCCTACGCCGTCCAGGGCAAGGGTGGCTTCCTGGTGGCGGCGGTGGAGGGCAGCCCCACCAACGTCATCGGCCTGCCGCTGGGAGAGACGCTGGCGCTGCTGGCGCGCGCCGGGGTGCCGCTGCCGTGGAGGGCCGGGGCATGA
- the mreC gene encoding rod shape-determining protein MreC — protein MLSLLKRYRRLLIVGVLLLYPLVAFLLSGRKGRDPNPIDRAVIALTSPVQQALTTTIEGTVAAVQGYLDLRGVRQENDALRLENLQLRAAVQSLGEARTENERLRKLLGYAEAESGPEIPARVVGVNPVAKLLSVRISSGETDGVFRGMSVVTPDGIVGQVIRATGGYADVALVTDPQSRVAVRVQRSRARGTAAGTGAGPLKLENMLRTEDVEDGDLIITAGTDGIYPPGVVVGRVTNLEKKEHGMFQGADIVPAVDTSKLEEVLVVGSPYSAMAPGSTAEGASK, from the coding sequence TTGTTGTCGCTCCTCAAGCGGTACCGCCGCCTCCTCATCGTGGGCGTCCTGCTGCTCTACCCGCTCGTCGCCTTCCTGCTGAGCGGGCGGAAGGGCAGGGACCCGAACCCCATCGACCGGGCCGTCATCGCCCTGACGTCACCCGTCCAGCAGGCGCTCACCACCACGATTGAAGGCACCGTGGCCGCCGTGCAGGGCTATCTGGACCTGCGCGGGGTGCGGCAGGAGAATGACGCGCTGCGCCTGGAGAACCTCCAGTTGCGGGCGGCCGTGCAGTCGCTGGGTGAGGCCCGCACGGAGAACGAGCGGCTTCGCAAGCTGCTGGGCTACGCGGAGGCCGAGTCGGGGCCGGAGATTCCGGCGCGGGTGGTAGGAGTCAATCCGGTGGCGAAGCTCCTGTCGGTGCGCATCAGCAGCGGAGAGACGGACGGCGTGTTCCGCGGCATGTCCGTGGTGACGCCGGACGGAATCGTCGGGCAGGTCATCCGCGCGACGGGCGGCTACGCGGACGTGGCGCTGGTGACGGACCCGCAGAGCCGGGTGGCGGTGCGGGTGCAGCGCTCGCGGGCGCGTGGTACGGCTGCGGGGACGGGGGCCGGGCCGCTCAAGCTGGAGAACATGCTGCGCACCGAGGATGTGGAGGACGGCGACCTCATCATCACCGCGGGCACGGACGGCATCTACCCGCCGGGCGTGGTGGTGGGCCGGGTGACGAACCTGGAGAAGAAGGAGCACGGCATGTTCCAGGGTGCGGACATCGTCCCGGCAGTGGACACGAGCAAGCTGGAAGAGGTGTTGGTGGTGGGCAGCCCCTACAGCGCCATGGCGCCGGGAAGCACCGCGGAGGGCGCGTCGAAATGA
- the rodA gene encoding rod shape-determining protein RodA — protein sequence MVPHIPWGLIFCVLAVCLLGIWNLASASRPPHSPVWSSQALYLGLGMVAVLVVCLVDYRWIQRMALPIYVANIVALLALRLFGHTAKGAESWFIIGPFRLQPAEFMKIGVVLMLAKVYHDDFRPNEPSYGLMRLWKPLLVVFVPFALVLVQPDLGTALMIGLSSLTVILFGKVRWYLVATLVAGILAGAIVIWNDYIREVPEPRPTIVRHHLKKHQSQRISGWLDPEADLRGSGYHAAQSKIAVGSGGVSGKGWREGTQTGLRFLPEQHTDFIFSVWAEEHGFMMCVLLLLLYGAIFIFGLGVGFSARDRFGAFVAVGVVAMLFWQVFENIGMVIGLLPVTGITLPLMSYGGSSMMSVMLSIGLLVNISMRRHMF from the coding sequence ATGGTGCCCCACATTCCCTGGGGCCTCATCTTCTGCGTGCTGGCGGTGTGCCTCCTGGGCATCTGGAATCTCGCGTCGGCCTCGCGCCCGCCGCACTCGCCCGTCTGGTCCAGCCAGGCCCTGTACCTGGGGCTGGGCATGGTGGCGGTGCTGGTGGTGTGCCTGGTGGACTACCGCTGGATTCAGCGCATGGCGCTGCCCATCTACGTGGCCAACATCGTCGCGCTGCTCGCGCTGCGCCTCTTCGGCCACACCGCCAAGGGCGCGGAGAGCTGGTTCATCATCGGCCCGTTCCGCCTGCAGCCCGCGGAGTTCATGAAGATTGGCGTCGTGCTGATGCTGGCCAAGGTCTACCACGACGACTTCCGGCCCAATGAGCCGTCCTACGGCCTGATGCGGCTGTGGAAGCCCCTGCTCGTCGTGTTCGTGCCCTTCGCGCTGGTGCTGGTGCAGCCGGACCTGGGCACCGCGCTGATGATTGGCCTGTCCTCGCTCACCGTCATCCTGTTCGGCAAGGTGCGCTGGTACCTGGTGGCCACGCTGGTGGCCGGCATCCTCGCGGGCGCCATCGTCATCTGGAACGACTACATCCGCGAGGTGCCCGAGCCGCGCCCCACCATCGTCCGGCACCACCTGAAGAAGCACCAGAGCCAGCGCATCTCCGGGTGGTTGGACCCGGAGGCGGATTTGCGCGGCAGCGGCTACCACGCGGCGCAGTCGAAAATCGCGGTGGGCAGCGGTGGCGTGTCCGGCAAGGGCTGGCGCGAGGGGACGCAGACGGGCCTGCGCTTCCTCCCCGAGCAGCACACGGACTTCATCTTCTCCGTGTGGGCGGAGGAGCACGGCTTCATGATGTGCGTGCTGCTGTTGCTGCTGTATGGCGCCATCTTCATCTTCGGCCTGGGCGTGGGGTTCAGCGCCCGCGACAGGTTCGGCGCCTTCGTGGCGGTGGGCGTGGTGGCCATGCTGTTCTGGCAGGTGTTCGAGAACATCGGCATGGTCATCGGCCTGCTGCCGGTGACGGGCATCACCCTTCCGCTGATGAGCTACGGCGGCTCGTCCATGATGTCCGTCATGCTCAGCATCGGCCTGCTGGTGAACATCAGCATGCGCCGACACATGTTCTGA
- a CDS encoding PilZ domain-containing protein produces MQRKVAQKGSGTSRAAVAEEPTLARESRPAVSAPVSRPVAGGAPASRPVAGGAPESRPLAGGALEPRKPLAPLIEMNQGEAEHRQFPRAQLATRFEVWVEGEGSNRRFSASFTSINVSVSGAFLESTFYLPMGTVLGVRFSLEPGAAPVLARAEIVREERSEGPDGRTGFGIRFIDFSGQTEVALARLFVGMRLRAFAEEYLKSQRARSLPNEVERVVDVLAAWELLKATTATVDPWQGG; encoded by the coding sequence ATGCAGAGGAAGGTTGCCCAGAAGGGGAGTGGGACGTCGCGCGCGGCGGTAGCGGAGGAGCCGACGTTGGCCCGGGAGTCCCGTCCGGCGGTCAGCGCTCCGGTTTCCCGCCCGGTGGCGGGAGGGGCTCCGGCATCCCGCCCGGTGGCGGGAGGGGCTCCGGAATCCCGGCCACTGGCGGGAGGCGCGCTGGAGCCGCGCAAGCCCCTCGCGCCGCTCATCGAGATGAACCAGGGGGAGGCCGAGCACCGGCAGTTCCCCCGGGCCCAGCTGGCCACGCGCTTCGAGGTGTGGGTGGAGGGGGAGGGCAGCAATCGCCGCTTCTCCGCGAGCTTCACCTCCATCAACGTCAGCGTCAGCGGGGCCTTCCTGGAGAGCACCTTCTACCTGCCCATGGGGACGGTGCTGGGGGTGCGCTTCTCGCTGGAGCCCGGCGCCGCGCCGGTGCTGGCGCGCGCGGAAATCGTCCGCGAGGAGCGCTCCGAGGGGCCGGACGGGCGCACCGGCTTCGGCATCCGCTTCATCGACTTCAGCGGGCAGACGGAGGTGGCACTGGCGCGCCTGTTCGTGGGCATGCGCCTGCGCGCGTTCGCGGAGGAGTATCTGAAGTCTCAGCGGGCCCGCTCACTGCCCAACGAGGTGGAGCGTGTCGTGGACGTGCTGGCCGCCTGGGAGCTGCTCAAGGCCACCACCGCCACCGTGGACCCCTGGCAGGGCGGGTAG
- a CDS encoding peptidylprolyl isomerase has translation MDGLNPRKVFSLLFIIAIAVVFTLSFGPGSSGFSGTGTATTAPGSVATVNGKEIPVRDFATQWARQMNFLRSQGSPIPESMARQFGMHNQVLDRLVNTELLAQAAERHGITASDDELRKLIHQNPDFHNKEGQFDMQRYSQVLRDFYRKTPPDFESELRRQLAAQKMVDVVRANAVVSDDEVRARFEKEGNQAKVVFARFLPTMYADKVPAPTAAQLAEWKKAHEKEIKDYFEANRFVYQQPERIRARQVLVKLAPDATAEQKAQAKARAEALRKEIDGGKDFATVARESSEDPGSKARGGDLGWVERGSWEPVLANVAFALKAGEVTQPVETKFGVHLVKVEEKQAAQDKKLEEVQDEIATTLFKQERAKEVARAEADKALAAVKGGKTLKELFPSEKEQPAILRFETETRPEAVETDSFTAEGEAVPHLGPAPALVKAAFAATGPQVLDQAFPVGEGFVVAQVVERQKPDAAGFDKRKEELRAQARQAKQIELTESFLKALKKNGTIVTNTEAIDSVVGAG, from the coding sequence ATGGACGGTCTGAATCCCCGGAAGGTCTTCTCCCTGCTGTTCATCATCGCCATCGCGGTGGTGTTCACGCTGTCGTTCGGGCCGGGCAGCAGCGGCTTCAGCGGCACGGGTACGGCGACGACGGCGCCTGGCTCGGTGGCGACGGTGAATGGCAAGGAAATCCCGGTGCGCGACTTCGCCACCCAGTGGGCGCGCCAGATGAACTTCCTGCGCTCGCAGGGGAGCCCCATCCCGGAGTCCATGGCCCGGCAGTTCGGCATGCACAACCAGGTGCTCGACCGGCTGGTCAACACCGAGCTGCTCGCCCAGGCGGCCGAGCGGCACGGCATCACCGCCTCGGACGACGAGCTGCGCAAGCTGATCCACCAGAACCCGGACTTCCACAACAAGGAGGGCCAGTTCGACATGCAGCGCTACTCGCAGGTGCTGCGCGACTTCTACCGGAAGACGCCGCCGGACTTCGAGAGCGAGCTGCGCCGCCAGCTGGCCGCCCAGAAGATGGTGGACGTGGTGCGCGCCAATGCGGTGGTGTCGGACGACGAGGTCCGCGCCCGCTTCGAGAAGGAGGGCAACCAGGCGAAGGTCGTCTTCGCGCGCTTCCTGCCCACCATGTACGCCGACAAGGTGCCGGCCCCCACCGCCGCGCAGCTGGCGGAGTGGAAGAAGGCGCACGAGAAGGAGATCAAGGACTACTTCGAGGCCAACCGCTTCGTGTACCAGCAGCCGGAGCGCATCCGTGCGCGGCAGGTGCTGGTGAAGCTGGCCCCGGACGCCACCGCCGAGCAGAAGGCCCAGGCGAAGGCCAGGGCCGAGGCGCTGCGCAAGGAGATTGATGGCGGCAAGGACTTCGCCACCGTGGCGCGCGAGAGCAGCGAGGACCCGGGCAGCAAGGCGCGGGGTGGAGACCTGGGCTGGGTGGAGCGCGGCAGCTGGGAGCCGGTGCTGGCCAACGTGGCCTTCGCGCTGAAGGCGGGCGAGGTGACGCAGCCGGTGGAGACGAAGTTCGGCGTGCACCTGGTGAAGGTGGAGGAGAAGCAGGCCGCCCAGGACAAGAAGCTGGAAGAGGTCCAGGACGAGATTGCCACCACGCTCTTCAAGCAGGAGCGCGCCAAGGAGGTGGCCCGCGCCGAGGCCGACAAGGCCCTGGCCGCCGTCAAGGGCGGCAAGACGCTGAAGGAGCTGTTCCCCTCGGAGAAGGAGCAGCCGGCAATCCTTCGCTTCGAGACGGAGACGCGTCCCGAGGCGGTGGAGACGGACAGCTTCACGGCCGAGGGTGAGGCGGTGCCGCACCTGGGCCCCGCGCCCGCGCTGGTGAAGGCGGCCTTCGCCGCCACCGGCCCGCAGGTGCTGGACCAGGCCTTCCCGGTGGGCGAGGGCTTCGTGGTGGCGCAGGTGGTGGAGCGCCAGAAGCCGGACGCCGCGGGCTTCGACAAGCGCAAGGAGGAGCTGCGCGCCCAGGCCCGTCAGGCCAAGCAGATCGAGCTGACGGAGTCCTTCCTCAAGGCCCTCAAGAAGAACGGCACGATTGTCACGAACACCGAGGCCATCGACTCGGTGGTGGGCGCGGGGTAG
- a CDS encoding DUF3108 domain-containing protein, producing MRAQSKWGFAAVLAGLVWSATATAQESANPAFGPGEQSQYRVKYLGVTAGTAQVTVGAPMKQWGEEVWPIIALARSQDVIGVWPIKDKFVSYWQAGGQRVLGSDLHADENGKRRRMRIKMQPDGKSALVVKQKEGESPRESTRDLEQGTLDVTGATFALRNLDLAVGQEHAYPVFTGSKTFTMRAKVEAREAMNTALGPKEVFKLRVQAEFGGSLTSKRDMFVYLTTDPSHVPVRVEAEFALGTMVAEITDHKPGRIMAVARAENGE from the coding sequence ATGCGTGCGCAGTCCAAGTGGGGGTTCGCGGCGGTGCTGGCGGGCCTGGTGTGGTCGGCTACGGCCACGGCCCAGGAGTCCGCCAACCCGGCGTTCGGCCCCGGTGAGCAGTCCCAGTATCGGGTGAAGTACCTCGGCGTGACGGCGGGCACCGCGCAGGTGACGGTGGGCGCCCCCATGAAGCAGTGGGGCGAAGAGGTGTGGCCCATCATCGCCCTGGCGCGCTCGCAGGACGTCATCGGCGTGTGGCCCATCAAGGACAAGTTCGTCTCCTACTGGCAGGCCGGTGGGCAGCGCGTGCTGGGCAGTGACTTGCACGCGGACGAGAACGGCAAGCGCCGCCGCATGCGCATCAAGATGCAGCCGGACGGCAAGAGCGCCCTGGTGGTGAAGCAGAAGGAGGGCGAGTCGCCCCGCGAGTCCACGCGTGATTTGGAGCAGGGGACGCTGGACGTGACGGGCGCCACCTTCGCGCTGCGCAACCTCGACCTGGCGGTGGGCCAGGAGCATGCCTATCCCGTCTTCACCGGCAGCAAGACCTTCACCATGCGCGCGAAGGTGGAAGCGCGCGAGGCGATGAACACGGCGCTGGGGCCCAAGGAGGTCTTCAAGCTGCGCGTGCAGGCGGAGTTCGGCGGCAGCCTGACGTCGAAGCGGGACATGTTCGTGTACCTCACCACCGACCCCAGCCACGTGCCGGTGCGCGTGGAGGCGGAGTTCGCGCTGGGGACGATGGTGGCGGAAATCACCGACCACAAGCCGGGGCGCATCATGGCGGTGGCCCGGGCGGAGAACGGCGAGTAG